From the Marinobacter sp. es.048 genome, the window CATCAGCAAATGCATGTACACATCGTAGAGCTCGGAAGCATGGGCTGCATCCAGTCGGGTGGCCGAAGCGCCCTTGCGAGGCGTGATTTCCACCAGATGCCAGCGCTCCAGGGTATACAGGGCTTCCTTCACCGACGCCCGGCTCACCTTCAGTTCACCGGCCAGAGTGGCTTCCTGAATGCGCTCACCGGGGCGAATCTGCCCGGTCATGATCCGTTCTGCCAGGTAATTGGCAATCTGCTTGGCCAGCGTGTTGGGCACCTGAAAATCCATAAAGGCTCTCTGAACAGGTCGTAAATACCGGTCTGCGGCTGCGCTAAGCCGCCCGGCGGGAGAGTGTGTGCGCATGAGTTTATCACAGCCTCGGAGTGCGATAGCGACAACGCCTTGATTCGGCGGGGCTTCCTGACAATTGTCAGAAAACTCCACTCGACCGGTTGACGACTGACGCATTGTAGGACAATAATGCACAAAACAACAGGTGATCAGAGTTTCACCAACAAGCATTCGATGGAGAGAGCCCAATGAGCACCACGCAGTTATCGGCAGATCGCGAAGCCACCCGCCGAAGGGTCTTGCTGACGCTGAAGAAATACAGCTACCTGATAGCCATGATCCCTCTGGCACTGCCGCCTCTCCTGCTGGCCGCCGGCCGCGCGACCGATCTGGTAAACCTGTTTTCCTGGGGGTTCCCGATCGTCTTCTTCGGGATCATTCCGGTGCTGGATATGCTGTTCGGCAAGGATTCCCTGAACCCGGACGAAGAAACCGACGTGCCAAGAATGGTCGGCGAGCGGTTCTATAAAGCAATAACACTCGGCTGGGTCGCCGGCTTCGCAGTCTTGCTGGTCTGGAGCATGCTGGAACTGGCGTCCGGTACATTCAACCTGTCAGGAAGCATTGGCTGGGTCGTCTCCATCGGCGTCGTCGGTGGCCTCGGCATCAACGTCGCCCACGAACTCATCCACAAAGACGACAAACTCGAAACCTGGGCTGGCGGCTTCCTGCTGTCACTGGTTTGCTACGCCGGCTTCAAGGTTGAACACCTGCGCGGGCACCACGTACACGTCTCCACCCCGGAAGACGCCTCCTCCTCACGCTACAACCAGTCCCTTTACAACTTCCTGCCCCAGGCGTACGTGCGTAACTTCCTGAATGCCTGGAAACTGGAAGCCGAACGCCTGCAACGCAAAGGCCACAAAGCCCTCAGCTGGCGCAACGAACTGATCTGGTGGTACAGCATCAGCGCCCTGGTACTGACAGCCTTCACCATCGCCTTCGGCTGGCTCGGCGCCGTCTTCTTCCTGGGGCAGAGCTTCATCGCCTTCACCCTGCTGGAAATCGTCAACTACCTCGAACACTACGGCCTGCACCGCCGCAAACTCAAAAACGGCCGCTACGAACGCACCGGCCCCGAACACAGCTGGAACAGCAACTACTTCCTCACCAACGTCTTCCTGTTCCACCTCCAGC encodes:
- a CDS encoding alkane 1-monooxygenase gives rise to the protein MSTTQLSADREATRRRVLLTLKKYSYLIAMIPLALPPLLLAAGRATDLVNLFSWGFPIVFFGIIPVLDMLFGKDSLNPDEETDVPRMVGERFYKAITLGWVAGFAVLLVWSMLELASGTFNLSGSIGWVVSIGVVGGLGINVAHELIHKDDKLETWAGGFLLSLVCYAGFKVEHLRGHHVHVSTPEDASSSRYNQSLYNFLPQAYVRNFLNAWKLEAERLQRKGHKALSWRNELIWWYSISALVLTAFTIAFGWLGAVFFLGQSFIAFTLLEIVNYLEHYGLHRRKLKNGRYERTGPEHSWNSNYFLTNVFLFHLQRHSDHHAWAKRRYQILRHHEVAPQLPAGYSAMIVLAMVPPLWRRVMNPRVEAYYKGEEHQLA